In a genomic window of Littorina saxatilis isolate snail1 linkage group LG6, US_GU_Lsax_2.0, whole genome shotgun sequence:
- the LOC138969360 gene encoding ER membrane protein complex subunit 6-like: MATTIAVRTRKSRKSDAVAYSELSVRQNNAILEYCRTSMSALSGATAGIMGLTGLLGFIFYFVSAFSLSAFLTVKAGSRWSSFFTTRRVLFINGLFGGLFTYILFWTFLYGMVHVY; the protein is encoded by the exons ATGGCGACCACAATAGCAGTCAGGACAAGAAAAAGCAGAAAAT CTGATGCTGTGGCATACAGCGAGCTTTCAGTCCGACAGAATAATGCAATACTGGAGTATTGTCGAACGTCAATGTCGGCACTGTCTGGCGCCACAGCAGGCATCATGGGACTCACAGGACTCCTGGGATTTATCTTCTACTTTGTATCAGCATTTTCTCTTTCT GCATTCCTGACAGTGAAGGCCGGGTCTCGGTGGAGCAGCTTCTTCACCACACGGCGGGTGCTTTTCATCAATGGACTGTTTGGCGGACTTTTC ACCTACATCTTGTTCTGGAC ATTTTTATATGGGATGGTTCATGTATACTGA